The following coding sequences are from one Heptranchias perlo isolate sHepPer1 chromosome 13, sHepPer1.hap1, whole genome shotgun sequence window:
- the zic1 gene encoding zinc finger protein ZIC 1 — translation MLLDAGPQYPTLGVTTFGSSRHHSTGDVNDREVGLGINPFADGMGAFKISPSSHDLASGQTAFTSQAPGYAAALGHHPSHVSSYSSAAFNSTRDFLFRNRGFGEAAAASAGHSLFASAAAAGSFAGPHGHTDAAGHLLFPGLHEQATTHASPNAHVMNGQMRLGFSGDMYGRADQYSQVTSPRSDHYASTQLHSYGPMNMNMAAHHGAGAFFRYMRQPIKQELICKWVEPEQLTNPKKSCNKTFSTMHELVTHVTVEHVGGPEQSNHICFWEECPREGKPFKAKYKLVNHIRVHTGEKPFPCPFPGCGKVFARSENLKIHKRTHTGEKPFKCEFEGCDRRFANSSDRKKHMHVHTSDKPYLCKMCDKSYTHPSSLRKHMKVHETSSQGSQPSPAASSGYESSTPPTIVSPSTENQTNSSMSPTSSAVHHTSNHSTLSSNFNEWYV, via the exons ATGCTTCTGGACGCTGGACCTCAATATCCTACTCTAGGAGTGACTACCTTCGGATCATCCCGACATCACTCAACAGGCGATGTCAACGACCGAGAAGTGGGGCTGGGGATAAATCCTTTCGCTGACGGGATGGGTGCTTTTAAAATCAGCCCCAGCTCTCACGATCTCGCATCGGGTCAAACTGCCTTCACGTCGCAGGCTCCAGGCTACGCCGCGGCTCTAGGTCACCATCCCAGCCATGTGAGTTCGTACAGCAGCGCGGCGTTCAACTCGACCCGGGACTTTTTGTTTCGCAATCGGGGCTTTGGGGAAGCGGCGGCTGCCAGCGCCGGGCACAGCCTGTTCGCTTCGGCGGCGGCTGCGGGCAGTTTTGCGGGACCCCATGGACATACTGACGCCGCGGGGCATCTACTCTTCCCGGGGCTTCACGAGCAGGCGACGACCCACGCTTCTCCCAATGCACATGTAATGAACGGCCAAATGCGCTTAGGCTTTTCTGGGGACATGTATGGCAGAGCAGACCAATACAGCCAGGTCACCAGTCCCAGATCGGACCACTACGCCTCGACCCAGCTACACAGCTATGGCCCCATGAACATGAACATGGCGGCCCACCATGGGGCCGGGGCCTTCTTTCGTTATATGAGGCAGCCCATTAAGCAAGAACTCATATGTAAATGGGTAGAGCCCGAACAGTTGACGAATCCTAAAAAATCCTGCAACAAAACTTTTAGCACGATGCACGAACTGGTTACTCACGTAACAGTGGAACACGTTGGGGGACCAGAGCAGTCGAACCATATCTGCTTCTGGGAAGAGTGTCCAAGAGAGGGAAAGCCTTTCAAAGCCAAATATAAACTTGTAAATCACATCAGAGTCCACACTGGCGAGAAACCTTTCCCCTGTCCATTCCCTGGCTGTGGCAAAGTCTTTGCCAGATCAGAAAATCTCAAGATCCACAAAAGAACTCACACAG GCGAGAAGCCATTCAAGTGTGAGTTCGAAGGGTGCGACAGGCGTTTTGCTAACAGCAGCGATCGCAAAAAGCACATGCACGTGCACACTTCTGACAAGCCGTACCTCTGCAAAATGTGTGACAAGTCCTACACTCATCCCAGCTCTCTACGAAAACACATGaag GTCCACGAAACATCCTCTCAAGGGTCACAGCCTTCTCCTGCGGCAAGTTCTGGCTACGAGTCCTCAACACCCCCCACCATCGTGTCGCCCTCCACAGAAAACCAGACCAACAGTTCAATGTCCCCAACATCTTCTGCAGTCCACCACACATCCAACCACAGCACGCTTTCATCGAACTTTAACGAATGGTACGTTTAA
- the zic4 gene encoding zinc finger protein ZIC 4 — MSMDALGSPMMDPSFAKRNPALRLVDLAGAHHHHHHHHPPQSMTGFPGLSGHPHSMAHTHPGESTGEPRLGPSPFGPEHMGHPAAAAALKLSPTHPHHHHHHHHHHHMAGHAEVVSNPTAAFGPAQAAAAVSYSVSHSHASYTAQAISAGRDFLIRRDLTSSVMPGLTDQYPGTSSHHGMFVSTTGSYPGHHGHPEAGSHSLFPGLHDQAPHAAPTGHHLNGQLRLGLPGDMYARSEHFSQVASSRSDPFASSPLHGYGGMNINMNLTAHHGPGAFFRYMRQPIKQELICKWTEPDPVTKKPCSKTFSTMHELVTHVTVEHVGGPEQSNHICFWEECPREGKPFKAKYKLVNHIRVHTGEKPFPCPFPGCGKVFARSENLKIHKRTHTGEKPFKCEFEGCDRRFANSSDRKKHSHVHTSDKPYNCKVRGCDKSYTHPSSLRKHMKVHCKSPPPSSGYESSNPSLVSPSSDSGRDPPAAASQLDPITSSHAANLSEWYVCQSTGASGIPTPPSNSSSPGPREHSYRNSDPRTIL, encoded by the exons ATGAGCATGGATGCTTTGGGGAGTCCGATGATGGACCCATCATTCGCCAAAAGAAACCCAGCGCTGAGATTAGTAGATTTGGCAGGagctcaccaccatcatcatcatcaccatccccCTCAGAGCATGACAGGCTTCCCGGGGCTCAGCGGCCATCCCCACTCAATGGCACACACGCACCCTGGGGAGAGTACTGGAGAACCCCGCCTGGGGCCGAGTCCATTCGGGCCTGAACACATGGGGCATCCTGCAGCCGCTGCTGCGCTTAAACTCAGCCCAACCcatccccaccaccatcaccaccatcatcatcaccatcatatgGCAGGCCACGCTGAGGTTGTCTCCAATCCAACGGCAGCTTTTGGCCCAGCGCAGGCGGCAGCAGCAGTCAGTTACTCGGTCTCGCACTCCCACGCCAGCTATACTGCCCAGGCTATCTCGGCAGGTAGGGACTTCCTCATCCGCAGAGATCTGACATCCTCAGTCATGCCAGGGCTCACTGATCAATATCCTGGCACAAGTTCTCACCACGGAATGTTTGTATCAACAACAGGTAGCTACCCCGGACACCATGGTCACCCCGAGGCTGGAAGCCATTCTCTATTCCCTGGACTCCATGATCAGGCTCCCCATGCAGCCCCAACTGGACACCATCTGAACGGACAGTTAAGACTGGGGCTACCTGGAGACATGTACGCCAGGTCTGAGCACTTCAGCCAAGTGGCAAGTTCCAGAAGTGATCCCTTTGCCTCTTCCCCTCTACATGGCTACGGTGGCATGAATATTAACATGAACTTAACTGCCCACCACGGTCCAGGTGCTTTTTTTCGCTACATGAGACAACCCATCAAGCAGGAACTGATCTGCAAGTGGACTGAACCGGACCCTGTCACCAAAAAACCATGCTCAAAAACTTTTAGCACGATGCACGAACTGGTTACTCACGTAACAGTGGAACACGTTGGGGGACCAGAGCAGTCGAACCATATCTGCTTCTGGGAAGAGTGTCCAAGAGAGGGAAAGCCTTTCAAAGCCAAATATAAACTTGTAAATCACATCAGAGTCCACACTGGAGAGAAACCTTTCCCCTGTCCATTCCCTGGCTGCGGCAAAGTCTTTGCCAGATCAGAAAATCTCAAGATCCACAAAAGAACTCACACAG GAGAAAAACCCTTCAAATGCGAGTTTGAAGGCTGTGACAGACGTTTTGCTAACAGCAGCGACAGGAAAAAGCACTCTCATGTGCACACAAGTGACAAGCCCTATAACTGCAAAGTAAGAGGCTGTGATAAATCGTACACACACCCCAGTTCCCTTCGTAAGCACATGAAGGTCCACTGCAAATCTCCTCCTCCCAGCTCGGGCTACGAATCCTCCAACCCTTCGCTGGTATCTCCTTCTTCGGACTCAGGTCGGGACCccccggctgcagcctcccaGCTTGACCCTATCACATCTTCCCACGCAGCTAACCTGAGCGAATGGTATGTGTGTCAGAGCACAGGAGCAAGTGGTATTCCAACACCTCCAAGCAATTCCTCATCACCTGGACCAAGAGAGCACTCTTACAGAAACTCTGACCCCAGAACTATTCTCTAA